A single region of the Triticum dicoccoides isolate Atlit2015 ecotype Zavitan chromosome 2B, WEW_v2.0, whole genome shotgun sequence genome encodes:
- the LOC119367352 gene encoding transcription factor MUTE-like has translation MSHIAVERNRRRQMNDHLKVLRALTPAFYIKRCDQASIIGGAIEFIRELHTVLDALEAKKKRRLCSPTPSPRSLLTCSTPTSAGGSASDVSPNSNGSSGGSYAITPVGAAVKELAACCNSPAADVEARISGANVLLRTLSGRIPGQAARIVALLESLHLEVLHVNISTMDDTVLHSFVLKIGLECQLSVEDVAFEVQQTFCYHQELDYSSMAI, from the exons ATGTCGCACATCGCGGTGGAGCGGAACCGGCGGCGGCAGATGAACGACCACCTGAAGGTGCTCCGTGCCCTGACGCCGGCCTTCTACATCAAGCGCTGCGACCAGGCGTCCATCATcggcggcgccatcgagttcatccGGGAGCTGCACACCGTGCTGGACGCGCTGGAGGCCAAGAAGAAGCGCCGCCTCTGCAGCCCCACCCCGAGCCCGCGCTCCCTCCTCACCTGCTCCACGCCCACCAGCGCCGGGGGCTCCGCCTCCGACGTCTCCCCCAACAGCaacggcagcagcggcggcagctACGCTATAACCCCCGTTGGCGCCGCCGTCAAGGAGCTCGCCGCCTGCTGCAACTCCCCGGCCGCCGACGTCGAGGCCAGGATCTCCGGCGCCAACGTGCTGCTCCGCACGCTCTCCGGCCGCATCCCCGGCCAGGCCGCAAGGATCGTCGCGCTGCTCGAGAGCCTCCACCTAGAGGTGCTCCACGTCAACATCAGCACCATGGATGACACCGTCctccactccttcgtcctcaag ATTGGGCTCGAGTGCCAGCTCAGCGTGGAGGATGTCGCCTTCGAGGTCCAGCAGACCTTCTGCTACCACCAGGAGCTCGACTACTCATCCATGGCGATATAA